The Sulfurovum riftiae genome contains the following window.
CCATATCAATATCGATCACATCAAACCCATCTGTCACAAGATTGTCCGTTTCATTGAACTGAAGATTGTAATGTTCTATGGCTGGTGGTTCGGGGGGAGGGGTATTACCACATTTTGAAAGATCAAAGCTCATATAGTCAACATCTATGACAGTACAGTTTCTTTTGCAGCTGACTTGAACATCAACCGTACCGTTTGAGCTTATATAGGGTGCAAAGTCATTGAAATTGTATTGCTGTGAACTCCAAACCCAGTCGTCTCTGGTATTTCCCAACACTGTTTCATATTGGCCGCTCTGAGCATTCTTAATGCTGAAATCCCATTTTTGTCGCCCCCGCGCTTCACTGAGTGTGTTAATGTGAAAAAGGGCATTTTGACAGCTTTGTGCTGCTTCGTCAAGCGAAAACGTATACGTAGATTTATGTTGTTTTGCCGGATCGGTACTTAGTTCAATATATTTGTTCCAATCGTTTTCCAATTCACTTTGGTCCTGGACAGACAGAACATCGATCGGCTGGTTGCTTACTGATCCTATCACACTGTTCACAGTAATGGGAAATACTGTCTGGGCAGATATAACTGTACCGAGTAGGAAAAAAGCCGAGGAAAGTAGAAATTTGGATTGCATGGTATAACTCCTTTTTTACCCGCCAATGGTAAGATTGGCATATAGTACTCTTAAAGAGCAAGCAGATTAACCT
Protein-coding sequences here:
- a CDS encoding endo alpha-1,4 polygalactosaminidase, which produces MQSKFLLSSAFFLLGTVISAQTVFPITVNSVIGSVSNQPIDVLSVQDQSELENDWNKYIELSTDPAKQHKSTYTFSLDEAAQSCQNALFHINTLSEARGRQKWDFSIKNAQSGQYETVLGNTRDDWVWSSQQYNFNDFAPYISSNGTVDVQVSCKRNCTVIDVDYMSFDLSKCGNTPPPEPPAIEHYNLQFNETDNLVTDGFDVIDIDMEDTSADTIASLKEKGLKVICYFSAGSYEGWRSDAADFPPEVLGNSLSGWPDEKWLDIRRIDLLQPIMTARMDRAKAKGCDGVDPDNVDAFTNNTGLDLTYDDQITYNTMLASEAHDRGLLVALKNDVAQLNDLVSSFDFAINESCYNYNECGGYDVFVEQEKPVHIIEYKKHVFNVNCSDAKSHGFDMILKDRNLDAFVKSCY